GTCGCGGACGACGAACTTGTCCTTGGGCGAGCGGCCGGTATGGATGCCGGTCTCGGCCACCAGGGCGCCGCCGGCGGCCAGCTGCGCCTCGCCGCGCTGCAGCGCGTGCTCGTAGAGGCTCGGGGCCTCCAGGTTCCAGTTGACGCGCTTGAGGTTGCGCAGGCCGATCTTGGCGGCGCCGAACGCCTCGTTGAATACGCCGATGTCGTTCACGCCCGTTCCTCCTGGCGCCGACCTCTGGAACCACGGCCGGCAGCCGGTCCGGATCGGGCCGATTGACTTAACCCTTGCGCCGGATCCGGCGACCGATGCTGTCGTAGCAGGTCGCGCGCCTCCGCGCCGAGGCCGATCAAGTCGCCTCGGTGGGGTGCTTTAGTAGGTGGCGAACCTTCGCGGTTCAATCGAATTCGCGCGAATCGGCGGTGACAAGCCGGACTTTGTGTCAGGGGACGGGGGTGGCCCGCGCCTGCGCGGCCATCGCCACCAGGGTGGGGCGCAAGGCGGCGGGGCCGGCCAGCCGCTCCGGAAACGGGACCCGGGCGGTGCGCTCGCCGGCCATCAGGTCGAGCCCTTCCGGGTCGAACCCGGTCAGGCGCCACGGCCCGGGCTCCTCGCCGGCGAGCTGCGTGGCATAGAGCGCGACGGCGTCGAGGTGGTCCTCGTTCATGTGGGCGACGGCGCCGGGCTCGGATTCGGCGAGCGCCTCGAGGCCGGTGAGATCGGTGAGGAGTTCGCCTGCCGTGAGCGTCGCGGCCTTCGCGAAGCCGCCGTTGAGGTGCCCGGCCCGGACCTCCAGCCGGAAGAACGCGAAGTCGGGGAAGTCGGCGTAGAGCGCGGCCTTCGGGTGGCGGGCGAGGAAGCGCGCCCGCGCCCGGGGCTCGGCGCTGCGCTCCGCGCGCCCCGTCACGGTCAGGCGCGGATGGGCCAGCGGATCGCCCTTGCCGCCCTGGGAGAGCAGCAGCGAGCAGCGCGGATCGGCCTCCAGGTTGAGGGTATGGGCCGAGAGGCGCGACAGCAGCAGGAGCGGCGTCCCGTCGACATCCGTCGCCACGGTGACGAGGGACGCGAAGGGCGCCCCGCCTTCATGCTCCCCTTGCCGCTCCAGGGTGGCGAGCGCCCCCGAGCGGATTTTGCGCAGGAGCGACTTGGCGAGGCCGATCGCGTCGAACGGCGCCTCGGCGGCCGGCAGCGGCGCGGCCTGCTTCCTGTCTGCCTCGGCCATGCGGTCTCCCCCCTCGCCTCGCGCGTCTCGCGATCTACCTTGGCGATGGCAGGCAGGCCCGTCCAGGCCGCGCGACGCCGCGGCGCGCGGACCCGAAATCCGGGCCCATCTGTGGCGGCCTCGCCACGGGTGCTCGCTTTTTCGGCGGGATGGCCTTAAGGGAGACAGAATCGTGGCGTCGCGGCCACTGTCCAGCCTTTATTGGCAGGAGGGGCCGCGACACACGAGATTGACCCCGGAACCGGGTCCAGTCGGGTTGCGTTCAGCAGGGCCGGTATGTCCTGCGGGCGACGCCCGCGCCCCAGGGAATGCCCATGCCGACCATCGCCCTCGTCGATGACGACCGCAACATCCTGACCTCCGTGTCGATCGCCCTGGAGACCGAGGGGTACCGGATCCAGACCTATACCGACGGCGCCTCCGCCCTCGACGGCCTGAAGCATTCGCCGCCCGACCTCGCGATCTTCGACATCAAGATGCCGCGCATGGACGGGATGGAGCTGTTGCGCCGCCTGCGCCAGAAATCCGACCTGCCGGTGATCTTCCTGACCTCGAAGGACGAGGAGATCGACGAGTTGTTCGGCCTCAAGATGGGCGCCGACGACTTCATCCGGAAGCCGTTCTCGCAGCGTCTCCTGGTCGAGCGGGTGAAGGCGGTGCTCCGCCGCTTCGCCGCCAAGGAGGCGGGGCCCGGCGCCTCGGCCAAGGAGGCGGAGGCCGCGGCGGCGCGCTCCCTGGAGCGCGGCCAGCTGATGATGGACCCGGAGCGCCACACCTGCACCTGGAAGGGCGAGCCGGTGACGCTGACCGTGACCGAGTTCCTGATCCTCCAGGCGCTGGCCCAGCGCCCCGGCGTCGTGAAGAGCCGCAACGCGCTCATGGATGCGGCCTACGACGATCAGGTCTATGTCGACGACCGCACCATCGACAGCCACATCAAGCGCCTGCGCAAGAAGTTCAAGGTCACCGACAACAGCTTCGACATGATCGAGACGCTGTACGGCGTCGGCTACCGCTTCAAGGAAATGTAAGACACTTGACCTTCGGATCGTCGGACTCCAGAGATGTGATCGCGTGAGCGACGGATCGGCCCGCGGCGCCGTGCGCCGTCTCCTCGGCGGCACCGGCCGCTTCTTCGGCGGCTCGCCCGTGAAATCCTCACCCGTGAAACCGTCGAGCGAGATCGACCCCGACGCCGAGGCCGCGCGCGAGCCGTTCGGCCCGCGGACGGTGCGGCGCTGGATCGCGCAGCGCTTCGCCTCGAGCCTGACCCGGCGCATCGTGGTCCTGAACCTCGCCGGGCTGATCGCGCTCCTGATCGGCTTCCTCTACCTCAACCAGTTCCGCCAGGGCCTGATCGAGGCCCGGGTGCAGAGCCTGCTGACTCAAGGAGACATCATCGCCGGCGCCATCGCGGCCTCGGCGACCGTCGATACCGACGCGATCACCATCGATCCCGACCGCCTGCTCCAGCTCCAGGCCGGCGAAGGCGGCAATTTCGGCGACGAGGCGCCCTCGGGTCTCGAATTCTCCCTCAACCCGGAACGGGTGGCCCCGCTCCTGCGCCGCCTCATCACGCCGACCGGCACCCGCGCCCGGGTCTACGACCGCGACGGCACGATGCTGATCGATTCGCGCGGCCTCTACATAAGGGGCGATCTCAGCCGCGAGCCGCCGCCGGCCCATAAGGAGCGCCCGAGCCTGATCGAGCAGGCCTGGAACGCCGTGCGGACGCACATCCCGGGCCTCGGCCGGCCCTCGTCGGCCGACGAGCCGGGCCCGGCGGACGGGCGCACCCTGCCGGAGGTACAGCGCGCGCTCGCCGGTGCCCGCGGCACGCTGGTGCGCCGCAACGGCCCAGGCGAGACCATCGTGTCGGTGGCGGTGCCGATCCAGCGCGGCCGCACCGTGCGGGGCGCCCTGCTGCTCTCGACCCAGGAAGGCGACATCGACAAGATCATCGCAGCCGAGCGCTTCTCGCTGCTGCAGGTCTTCATCATCGCGGCGCTCGTGATGGTGGTGCTGTCGATGCTGGTCGCCGGCCAGATCGTCGGCCCGGTCGGGCGGCTGGCGGAGGCCGCCGAGCGGGTCCGCACCGGCATCAAGTCGCGCCAGGAGATCCCCGACTTCACCCGGCGCACCGACGAGATCGGCCATCTCTCGGGTGCGCTCCGGGACATGACCCAGGCGCTCTACCGCCGCCTCGACGCGATCGAGAACTTTGCGGCGGACGTGTCGCACGAATTGAAGAACCCGCTCACCTCGCTGCGCAGCGCCGTCGAGACCCTGCCGCTCGCCAAGACCGACGAGTCCCGCGGCCGGCTGATGCAGGTGATCCAGCACGACGTGAAGCGCCTCGACCGGCTGATCAGCGACATCGCCGACGCCTCGCGCCTCGATGCCGAATTGGCCCGGGCCGAGGCGGGCCGCGTCGATCTGAAGAAGCTCATCACCACGGTGGTGTCGGTGGCCAACGAGCGCCGGCGCCGGGGCGACGCATCGATCGACCTCACCGTCGAGCCGGCGCCGTCCGGCACCGACGACCCGTTCGCGATCCTCGGCCACGACAGCCGGCTCGGCCAGGTGGTCAACAACCTCCTGGACAATGCCCGCTCGTTCTCGCCCAAGGGCGCGAGCGTCCGGGTGGCCCTGCGGCGGCGGCGCAACGCCGTCGAGCTGACCGTCGAGGATGACGGGCCGGGCATCCCGCCCCACGCCCTGGAGCGGATCTTCGAGCGCTTCTACACCGACCGGCCGGAACAGGGCTTCGGGCAGAATTCGGGGCTGGGCCTCTCGATCTCGCGCCAGATCGTCCA
This sequence is a window from Methylobacterium sp. SyP6R. Protein-coding genes within it:
- a CDS encoding stimulus-sensing domain-containing protein, with translation MDPDAEAAREPFGPRTVRRWIAQRFASSLTRRIVVLNLAGLIALLIGFLYLNQFRQGLIEARVQSLLTQGDIIAGAIAASATVDTDAITIDPDRLLQLQAGEGGNFGDEAPSGLEFSLNPERVAPLLRRLITPTGTRARVYDRDGTMLIDSRGLYIRGDLSREPPPAHKERPSLIEQAWNAVRTHIPGLGRPSSADEPGPADGRTLPEVQRALAGARGTLVRRNGPGETIVSVAVPIQRGRTVRGALLLSTQEGDIDKIIAAERFSLLQVFIIAALVMVVLSMLVAGQIVGPVGRLAEAAERVRTGIKSRQEIPDFTRRTDEIGHLSGALRDMTQALYRRLDAIENFAADVSHELKNPLTSLRSAVETLPLAKTDESRGRLMQVIQHDVKRLDRLISDIADASRLDAELARAEAGRVDLKKLITTVVSVANERRRRGDASIDLTVEPAPSGTDDPFAILGHDSRLGQVVNNLLDNARSFSPKGASVRVALRRRRNAVELTVEDDGPGIPPHALERIFERFYTDRPEQGFGQNSGLGLSISRQIVQAHRGTIRAENRLGALGEDGEPALLGARFIVRIPAQSR
- a CDS encoding response regulator transcription factor; the encoded protein is MPTIALVDDDRNILTSVSIALETEGYRIQTYTDGASALDGLKHSPPDLAIFDIKMPRMDGMELLRRLRQKSDLPVIFLTSKDEEIDELFGLKMGADDFIRKPFSQRLLVERVKAVLRRFAAKEAGPGASAKEAEAAAARSLERGQLMMDPERHTCTWKGEPVTLTVTEFLILQALAQRPGVVKSRNALMDAAYDDQVYVDDRTIDSHIKRLRKKFKVTDNSFDMIETLYGVGYRFKEM
- a CDS encoding HugZ family pyridoxamine 5'-phosphate oxidase, producing the protein MAEADRKQAAPLPAAEAPFDAIGLAKSLLRKIRSGALATLERQGEHEGGAPFASLVTVATDVDGTPLLLLSRLSAHTLNLEADPRCSLLLSQGGKGDPLAHPRLTVTGRAERSAEPRARARFLARHPKAALYADFPDFAFFRLEVRAGHLNGGFAKAATLTAGELLTDLTGLEALAESEPGAVAHMNEDHLDAVALYATQLAGEEPGPWRLTGFDPEGLDLMAGERTARVPFPERLAGPAALRPTLVAMAAQARATPVP